The sequence below is a genomic window from Halolamina litorea.
GAGTTCGGGGTAGTCGGCGTCGGGGTGGTCCCACGGGAACGTCCCGCCGTCGACGACGACGCCGCCGACGGTGGTGCCCGAGCCGTGGATCCACTTGGTCGTCGACTCCCAAACCGCGTCGGCACCGTGTTCGAGCGGCCGGCAGAGCGCGGGGGTGGCGAAGGTGTTGTCGACGACCAGCGGCGTCGCGCGCTCGTGGGCGATCTCGGCGAGGCGCTCGAACTCCGGGGTGACGAGCGAGGGGTTGGCCATCGTCTCGACGTGGACGAACGCCGTGTCCTCGTCTATCGCGTCGGCGTAGGCGTCGTAGTCGAGCGTGTCGACGGTTCGGGTCTCGACCCCGCGCCGACCGGCGGTGTGAGCGAAGTAGGCAGTCGTGCCGCCGTAGAGGTCCCCCGCCGTGACGACGTTGTCCCCGACCGTCGCCAGCACGGTCGTCAGCGCGTCGATGGCGGCCATGCCGGCGTTGGTGGCGACGGCGCCGACGCCGCCCTCGACGGCCGCGAGGCGCTGTTCGAGCGTCCGCACGGTCGGGTTCGAGACGCGACTGTAGATGTCGCCGTCGGCCTCCAGCGCGTAGCGAGCGGCCGCGGCGTCGGCGCTCTCGAAGCGGTACGAGGTCGTCTGGTGGATCGGCGGCGCGTACGAGCCGTTCCCCTCCGGTTCGTGGCCGCCGTGGAGCGTCCGACTCCGGAACCCGCAAGTCATGTGTCTAACGCATAATCTGGTGAGTGAAAAATGCATCGCAGTATTTCCGTCCGGGCGGACGGCGCGGCCGCTCACGGGGCGCATTTCGGAAGAGAACCGACGATGAGGCTACCTGAGCGCCGTCAACACGGCCGCGAGCGCCTCGCCGAGTTCGGCGTCGTCGCCGATTCGGACTCGGTGGTCGTCGACGACCGGCTTGCCGTCACGGATCATCGACAGCCACCAGTCTGTACCGGTCTCGCCCGCGTTCCCGCGACTGACCAGTAGCTCGGCGTCCGCGGATCGGAGCTGCCAGACCGACTCGGTGCGCTCGACCGAGCGCCAGCCCATCGGCTCGCCGGTCCCCTCGACCGACCACACACCGTCGAGTTCGTTCCACGAACCCGCGACGTCCGGCTGCATACGTGGTGACACACGAGCGAGAGGAATATAGTTTCGCGCCGGTCTCGAAGGGCCTTTATTTCCCAAGGTAATTCGTGGCCATACGATAATGAGTTCAGGGAATACTGCTAGCGACGTTGAAAGCTCGTCGACGGCG
It includes:
- a CDS encoding O-acetylhomoserine aminocarboxypropyltransferase/cysteine synthase family protein: MTCGFRSRTLHGGHEPEGNGSYAPPIHQTTSYRFESADAAAARYALEADGDIYSRVSNPTVRTLEQRLAAVEGGVGAVATNAGMAAIDALTTVLATVGDNVVTAGDLYGGTTAYFAHTAGRRGVETRTVDTLDYDAYADAIDEDTAFVHVETMANPSLVTPEFERLAEIAHERATPLVVDNTFATPALCRPLEHGADAVWESTTKWIHGSGTTVGGVVVDGGTFPWDHPDADYPELAGENPAFGIDFTECFGEEALTHAVRQRGIRPTGGQQTPFDAWATLQGLETLDLRMDRHCENTRVVAEHLRDHPEVAWVTYPGFEEHPTHGNAARYLDGFGGMLAFGLEDGFSAGKRFCEAVDLAGFVANIGDARTLVIHPASTTHAQLSEAEQRAAGVSPDLLRFSVGLEEPEDIIADIDAAIREATA